A region from the Nonlabens sp. YIK11 genome encodes:
- a CDS encoding alpha/beta fold hydrolase gives MLKSFLNKAVPKLYGFYFNLISVFSQEKAGQKALHVFSHPRAGKIQPFQNEFLNTARKQKLITEEGFVQLYHWKGQGKTILLIHGWESNSWRWKYLIDPLRELDYNIISTDAPAHGASSGTDFTAVKYSREIKKVIELYQPEIIIAHSVGAMATIYQESQHPHDFIEKIVLLGGPDRFDKIMNGYQKLTGFNDKVYQAIDDLLLKTYGFHISEFNSADFVQDINAQVLLIHSKQDAIVGYESMPSIASRLKNASTYTSKTGGHSLHTPEVVDQILAFL, from the coding sequence ATGCTTAAAAGTTTTTTAAACAAAGCCGTACCTAAACTGTACGGCTTTTATTTTAACCTTATCTCGGTGTTCTCTCAAGAGAAAGCTGGGCAAAAGGCGCTACACGTATTTAGCCATCCACGAGCAGGAAAAATACAGCCGTTCCAAAACGAATTTTTAAACACGGCAAGAAAACAAAAACTGATTACAGAAGAAGGTTTTGTACAACTTTACCATTGGAAAGGTCAAGGAAAAACCATCTTACTGATCCATGGATGGGAATCCAACTCTTGGCGATGGAAGTACTTGATTGATCCATTGCGTGAACTGGATTATAATATCATTTCCACAGATGCGCCGGCCCATGGTGCGTCCAGTGGCACAGACTTTACAGCTGTGAAATATTCCAGAGAAATTAAAAAGGTCATAGAGCTATACCAGCCAGAGATCATCATCGCCCATAGTGTTGGTGCCATGGCGACAATTTATCAAGAGTCTCAACATCCTCATGATTTTATAGAAAAAATTGTTTTGTTGGGTGGTCCAGATCGTTTTGACAAGATCATGAATGGATATCAAAAATTGACTGGGTTCAACGACAAGGTCTACCAAGCCATTGATGACTTATTGCTCAAAACGTACGGTTTCCATATTTCTGAGTTTAATTCTGCAGATTTTGTGCAAGATATTAATGCACAAGTGCTTCTTATTCACAGTAAGCAAGACGCGATTGTAGGTTATGAAAGCATGCCATCTATTGCCTCTAGATTGAAAAATGCATCCACTTACACTTCCAAAACTGGTGGCCATAGCCTTCATACACCAGAAGTCGTTGATCAAATCTTAGCCTTTTTATAG
- a CDS encoding AI-2E family transporter: MNKKIPASIIRQIFVVLALLMAAVLIIYEMLPYLGGVLAAVTLYVLLVPAQRYFEKKGWKPWIAATLLLVVSIIVILLPIAGLALMFTSQIKDALANSDQITEQIKSQIVQIEEYVGFDVIPAIEGDQVKSTLSYVFSNFASSSLTIFIAVGVMFFILYYMLVERKTWQNATLRYLPLKKKNIEAIGKESIDLVKSNAIAIPLVAIMQGAVALIGYYIFGVENPFFWFGVTVIGSMIPFVGTALGIGPVVILLLAQGNTEAAIGVLIYGAVVVGSTDNLFRLIVQKKLADIHPLITLIGVVIGVPLFGFIGLIFGPLLISLFLLLIKIYKKEYGDRDETI; encoded by the coding sequence ATGAATAAAAAAATACCAGCCAGCATCATAAGACAGATTTTTGTAGTGTTAGCACTCCTAATGGCAGCAGTGTTAATCATCTATGAGATGTTACCTTATTTAGGTGGTGTACTTGCCGCTGTAACTCTTTATGTCTTACTCGTTCCTGCGCAACGATACTTTGAAAAAAAAGGATGGAAACCGTGGATAGCAGCAACCTTATTGCTCGTAGTGAGTATTATAGTCATCCTATTACCTATTGCAGGATTGGCTCTGATGTTTACCTCGCAGATCAAAGATGCGCTCGCAAACAGTGATCAAATTACAGAACAAATCAAGTCTCAAATCGTACAGATAGAAGAATATGTTGGTTTTGATGTGATTCCAGCCATAGAGGGAGATCAGGTAAAGAGTACGCTTTCTTACGTGTTTAGCAACTTTGCGAGCTCCAGTTTGACCATATTTATTGCGGTAGGTGTTATGTTCTTCATCTTATACTATATGCTAGTTGAAAGGAAAACCTGGCAAAACGCTACCTTAAGATACCTGCCACTCAAGAAGAAAAACATAGAAGCTATAGGCAAAGAAAGTATTGATCTGGTAAAATCCAACGCTATTGCCATACCACTGGTAGCTATTATGCAAGGTGCTGTAGCTTTGATTGGATATTATATATTTGGAGTAGAGAATCCATTCTTCTGGTTTGGGGTGACGGTAATAGGTAGTATGATCCCTTTTGTTGGGACTGCCTTAGGTATAGGTCCAGTAGTCATATTGCTATTGGCTCAAGGAAATACAGAAGCTGCGATAGGTGTTCTAATTTATGGCGCTGTGGTAGTAGGCTCCACAGACAATCTATTTAGACTGATCGTTCAAAAAAAGCTAGCTGATATTCATCCTTTGATCACCTTGATCGGTGTGGTGATAGGTGTTCCATTATTTGGATTTATAGGACTTATTTTTGGTCCTTTATTGATCAGCTTGTTTTTACTTTTGATTAAAATCTACAAGAAAGAATATGGTGATCGGGATGAAACCATTTAA
- a CDS encoding YkvA family protein: MNLKDFFTPDQDYVLEKTNETTTEDVDEVIKREGKLSFLMSTVKMLKKYYKLVDVMMMMIKDYRKGVYTAVPWFTIAAIGGSLLYVISPFDLIPDFIPGLGYLDDITVLTIVVGWIDSDLHRYLDWKISQDHITREEIEKIEEAQ, encoded by the coding sequence ATGAATCTGAAAGATTTTTTTACGCCAGACCAAGACTATGTGCTGGAAAAAACCAATGAAACTACCACAGAAGATGTGGATGAGGTGATCAAAAGAGAAGGAAAACTATCCTTTCTTATGTCGACGGTCAAAATGCTTAAAAAGTATTACAAACTCGTCGATGTCATGATGATGATGATCAAGGATTACCGCAAAGGTGTCTACACCGCAGTACCATGGTTTACCATTGCTGCCATAGGTGGTTCCTTGCTATATGTAATTAGTCCCTTTGACCTTATTCCAGATTTTATTCCTGGATTGGGTTATCTAGATGATATCACCGTATTGACCATTGTTGTGGGCTGGATTGATTCAGACCTACATCGCTATCTGGACTGGAAAATATCCCAAGATCACATCACTCGAGAAGAAATTGAAAAGATAGAAGAGGCTCAATAA
- a CDS encoding ClpP family protease: MSKAIKLQDKIDEKFIEQRKLFIWGMVDDRTARHCVDRLLYLDSLSNEEITFVINSPGGYVTAGFSIYDTMQQISSPVSTVCSGLAASMGSILLSGGAKGKRFIQKHGRVMIHQPSGGARGTGADLEITATEILKTKELSAQILADNCGQSFEKVMKDFNRDYWMGADEAVEYGIVDGIL; encoded by the coding sequence ATGAGTAAAGCGATAAAACTCCAGGATAAAATAGATGAAAAATTCATTGAGCAACGCAAGTTGTTCATTTGGGGAATGGTAGATGACCGTACCGCAAGACACTGTGTTGACAGACTATTGTATCTGGATTCCTTAAGTAATGAAGAAATCACTTTTGTAATCAACAGTCCAGGCGGTTATGTTACTGCTGGTTTTTCCATCTATGACACCATGCAACAAATAAGCAGTCCAGTAAGTACTGTTTGTAGCGGTCTTGCAGCCTCTATGGGAAGTATTCTACTTTCTGGTGGTGCCAAAGGAAAAAGATTCATACAAAAACATGGCCGTGTGATGATTCACCAACCTAGTGGTGGCGCTCGCGGTACTGGTGCAGATCTTGAAATCACCGCTACTGAGATCCTCAAAACCAAGGAACTTAGCGCACAAATCCTAGCAGATAATTGTGGACAAAGCTTTGAAAAGGTGATGAAGGACTTTAACCGCGATTATTGGATGGGCGCAGACGAGGCCGTTGAGTACGGTATCGTGGATGGCATCCTCTAA
- a CDS encoding DUF6588 family protein, which translates to MKKYIVALTILLTSTFSTAQDGLSEVLAAGLDAATSFTNSYAEPAAKAFSYNLSAGWYDDARALPKGKFNVTLRAQATFSSDDEKSFLLDPVVYEGLIQNSYDNTNSPPANIRVTFGDGSSTPRLIATALGENDPSQSLVVISTDRTTGIETSRSVIELPQGLGNAGVDVVPSAFLQAGYGLGAGLELKARFVPKIQIDEAEIAIYGGALQWQLTEVLDKNDVLPVEISVLAGYSILDALYDFEDGAVVDGVDQRLETKSGSFTLSLIAGTDFKVLNFYGGLNYNAGTTQTDLLGTYTVRNSGSIFPVSQTFEDPITVKTDVSSMLGTVGTKLTLGFFQIDASYTLGAFDTVNSAIAFKF; encoded by the coding sequence ATGAAAAAATATATTGTTGCCCTAACGATCTTGTTGACATCAACGTTTTCAACCGCACAGGATGGTCTTTCTGAAGTTCTTGCTGCTGGACTGGATGCAGCGACCTCATTTACCAACTCTTATGCAGAACCAGCTGCCAAAGCCTTTTCCTATAATCTATCTGCTGGATGGTATGATGACGCTCGAGCCTTGCCCAAGGGAAAATTCAATGTCACTTTAAGAGCGCAGGCTACTTTCTCTAGCGATGATGAAAAATCTTTCCTCTTAGATCCAGTTGTGTATGAAGGGCTCATTCAAAACTCGTACGACAATACTAACAGTCCACCTGCAAATATTCGTGTTACTTTTGGTGATGGCAGCAGTACGCCACGATTGATTGCTACTGCTTTAGGAGAGAATGATCCATCGCAGTCACTGGTCGTTATTTCTACAGATCGCACCACTGGCATTGAAACCAGCCGGTCGGTTATTGAATTACCGCAAGGACTAGGTAATGCTGGAGTGGACGTGGTACCATCGGCTTTTTTACAGGCTGGATATGGATTAGGCGCTGGACTGGAATTGAAGGCCAGATTTGTACCTAAAATACAGATTGACGAGGCAGAAATCGCTATTTATGGTGGTGCCCTACAGTGGCAGTTGACAGAAGTTTTGGACAAAAATGATGTGCTGCCGGTTGAGATTTCTGTTTTGGCAGGTTACAGCATCTTGGATGCGCTGTATGATTTTGAGGATGGTGCCGTGGTCGATGGCGTGGACCAGCGACTGGAAACAAAATCGGGTAGCTTTACATTATCATTAATTGCAGGAACAGATTTCAAAGTCCTTAATTTTTACGGTGGTCTCAATTACAACGCAGGCACCACACAGACTGATTTGCTGGGAACGTACACCGTTCGCAATTCAGGCAGTATTTTCCCGGTATCCCAAACTTTTGAAGATCCCATAACGGTAAAAACTGACGTGAGCTCCATGCTGGGCACGGTCGGGACTAAGCTTACACTGGGTTTTTTCCAGATCGATGCGAGCTACACACTGGGCGCGTTTGATACGGTCAACAGTGCTATTGCCTTTAAGTTTTAG
- a CDS encoding helicase HerA-like domain-containing protein: MSRKEDFVKSIEEGYSPKGDSIIMGAAMLDGNAITGAHVKIPLKTMNRHGLIAGATGTGKTKTLQIIAEQLSQQGVPSLLMDIKGDLSGIAAASDGHPKIDERHATIGLDFKKRASPTEIMTISEQDGVRMRATVSEFGPVLLSRILDVTETQAGIISVVFKYCDDNKLPLLDLRDLKKVLQFATGAGKDEFQAEYGRISTSSTGAIMRKLVELEQQGAELFFGERSFEVKDLVRKDKNGDGYVNVIRLTDIQDRPKLFSTFMLSLLAEIYSTFPEQGDSDRPELVLFIDEAHLIFDNASKALLDQIESIVKLIRSKGIGLYFVTQNPTDIPEGVLSQLGLKVQHALRAFTAKDRKAIKLTAQNYPITEYYDTAEVLTSLGIGEALISALDEKGRPSPLAATLLRAPESRMDVLTNRELDDLIADSELTDKYNESINRESAEEMLQEKMDQAHEDEIKEKAQKERARTSSSSSSSRRSTRQNPIIKVLTSATFIRGVMGILGKALK; encoded by the coding sequence ATGTCCAGAAAAGAAGATTTTGTAAAAAGCATTGAAGAAGGTTATAGTCCCAAAGGTGATAGCATCATCATGGGAGCCGCGATGCTGGATGGAAATGCCATTACAGGAGCACATGTAAAAATCCCTTTAAAAACCATGAACCGCCATGGTTTGATCGCTGGTGCAACTGGAACCGGTAAAACCAAGACTTTACAAATCATTGCAGAGCAATTATCGCAGCAAGGCGTGCCATCTTTATTGATGGATATTAAAGGAGACCTTTCTGGTATTGCCGCGGCTAGCGATGGCCACCCAAAGATTGACGAACGCCATGCGACCATAGGATTGGACTTTAAAAAGAGGGCCAGCCCAACAGAAATCATGACGATTTCTGAACAGGATGGTGTGCGCATGAGAGCCACGGTAAGCGAGTTCGGCCCGGTATTGCTATCCAGAATTCTGGATGTGACAGAAACACAAGCCGGAATCATAAGTGTTGTATTTAAATATTGTGATGATAACAAATTGCCATTACTGGATCTTAGAGATCTAAAAAAGGTGCTTCAATTTGCAACGGGTGCCGGTAAAGACGAATTCCAGGCAGAATATGGACGCATATCAACCTCATCTACTGGCGCGATCATGCGTAAACTGGTCGAACTGGAACAACAGGGCGCCGAATTGTTTTTTGGCGAGCGCAGTTTTGAAGTGAAAGATCTGGTGCGCAAGGATAAAAATGGAGACGGCTATGTCAACGTCATACGTCTCACAGACATTCAGGACCGACCTAAATTATTCTCGACGTTTATGTTGAGCCTACTTGCCGAAATCTACAGCACGTTCCCAGAGCAAGGTGACAGCGACCGTCCAGAATTGGTGCTATTTATTGATGAAGCTCACTTGATTTTTGACAATGCCAGCAAGGCATTACTGGATCAGATTGAAAGCATCGTAAAACTGATTCGCTCAAAAGGTATCGGTCTATATTTTGTAACTCAAAACCCTACCGATATACCAGAAGGTGTCTTGAGCCAGTTGGGTCTCAAGGTGCAGCATGCATTGCGTGCCTTTACGGCCAAAGATCGCAAAGCCATCAAACTCACGGCACAAAACTACCCCATAACAGAATATTATGACACTGCAGAAGTGTTGACCTCTCTAGGAATAGGTGAAGCATTGATATCTGCACTGGATGAGAAAGGTCGACCTAGCCCGCTAGCGGCAACACTGCTACGTGCACCAGAAAGTCGTATGGACGTTTTGACAAATCGTGAGTTGGACGATCTCATTGCAGACTCTGAATTGACGGACAAATACAATGAGTCCATCAACCGCGAGAGCGCCGAGGAAATGCTTCAGGAAAAAATGGATCAAGCCCACGAAGATGAAATCAAGGAAAAGGCTCAAAAAGAACGTGCCAGAACTTCCAGTTCAAGCTCTTCCAGCAGAAGAAGTACTCGACAAAACCCCATTATCAAAGTGCTCACCAGCGCTACCTTCATTCGTGGCGTGATGGGAATTCTAGGTAAGGCGTTGAAGTAA
- the mdh gene encoding malate dehydrogenase, whose amino-acid sequence MKVTVVGAGAVGASCAEYIAIKNFASEVVLLDIKEGFAEGKAMDLMQTASLNGFDTKITGVTNDYSKTAGSHIAVITSGIPRKPGMTREELIGINAGIVKSVSESIVKESPDVILIVVSNPMDTMTYLAHQSTGLPKNRIIGMGGALDSARFKYRLAEALEAPISDVDGMVIGGHSDTGMVPLTRLATRNSVPASEFLSEDRLNQVMEDTKVGGATLTKLLGTSAWYAPGAAVSGLVQAIACDQKKIFPCSTLLDGEYGLSDLCIGVPVVLGANGIEKIVEIDLSDEEKEHLHKSAEGVKATNALL is encoded by the coding sequence ATGAAAGTTACCGTAGTAGGAGCAGGCGCAGTAGGCGCGAGTTGTGCAGAATATATCGCCATCAAGAATTTTGCTAGCGAAGTTGTTTTGCTGGATATCAAAGAAGGTTTTGCCGAAGGTAAAGCGATGGACCTGATGCAAACCGCATCACTTAATGGTTTTGACACTAAGATTACTGGTGTGACCAACGATTATTCCAAGACTGCAGGTAGCCATATTGCCGTCATCACTTCAGGAATACCGCGCAAGCCTGGTATGACCCGTGAAGAGTTGATAGGAATCAATGCTGGGATCGTAAAATCGGTTTCAGAGAGTATTGTAAAGGAATCACCAGACGTGATTTTGATAGTAGTTTCCAACCCGATGGATACCATGACTTATCTAGCACATCAATCTACGGGATTACCTAAAAACCGCATCATAGGAATGGGTGGTGCATTGGATAGCGCTCGTTTCAAATACAGACTAGCCGAGGCTCTTGAAGCTCCTATTTCTGACGTTGATGGAATGGTCATAGGTGGTCACAGTGATACTGGTATGGTGCCATTGACCAGACTTGCAACACGCAACAGTGTCCCGGCAAGTGAGTTCTTAAGTGAAGACCGCTTGAATCAAGTTATGGAAGACACCAAAGTAGGTGGAGCTACATTGACTAAATTATTGGGAACCAGCGCATGGTACGCACCAGGTGCGGCAGTTTCTGGACTGGTACAAGCTATTGCCTGTGACCAGAAGAAGATTTTCCCATGTAGTACGTTGCTAGATGGCGAGTACGGTTTGTCTGATCTTTGTATAGGTGTCCCAGTCGTATTGGGCGCTAATGGTATTGAGAAGATCGTGGAGATCGACCTATCAGACGAAGAAAAAGAACACCTGCACAAGAGTGCCGAAGGTGTGAAGGCTACCAACGCTTTGTTGTAA
- a CDS encoding VOC family protein, whose product MSLTPFHLAIPVREITTTRAFYRDTLGMKEGRSSDHWVDFDFFGHQLVIHVSDNIAPEVSNAVDGKSVPVPHFGVVLEWDNFHAFAKELQNKNITFIIEPYIRFEGLPGEQATMFFKDPSGNALEFKSFKDFNQIFAT is encoded by the coding sequence ATGAGTCTAACACCATTTCACCTAGCGATTCCCGTGCGGGAAATCACAACCACTAGAGCATTTTACCGTGACACCTTGGGCATGAAAGAAGGCCGCAGTAGTGACCATTGGGTGGACTTTGACTTCTTTGGCCATCAACTCGTCATTCACGTGAGCGACAATATTGCACCAGAGGTTTCCAATGCTGTAGATGGAAAGTCTGTACCAGTTCCGCATTTTGGTGTGGTACTGGAATGGGATAATTTCCACGCTTTCGCGAAAGAGTTACAAAACAAAAACATCACATTTATAATCGAACCCTACATACGATTTGAAGGATTACCTGGCGAGCAGGCCACGATGTTCTTCAAGGATCCTAGCGGAAATGCGCTGGAATTCAAATCGTTCAAGGATTTCAACCAAATTTTTGCAACATGA
- the gyrB gene encoding DNA topoisomerase (ATP-hydrolyzing) subunit B — MSEDNKKNYGADQIQALEGMEHVRMRPSMYIGDVGTRGLHHLVYEVVDNSIDEALAGHCDNIEVIINENNSITVTDDGRGIPVDIHKKEGVSALQVVMTKIGAGGKFDKDSYKVSGGLHGVGVSCVNALSDHLKATVYRDGKIYEQEYERGKAMYPVREVGTTDKRGTVITFLPDRSIFQQTTEYNYITLANRLRELSFLNKGIRIVLIDRRVKDENGNIIEEVFQSEEGLKEFIRFLDDTRQPIIADVISMEGEKNDIPVEVAMIYNDSYSENLHSYVNNINTHEGGTHLSGFRRGLTTTLKKYADASGLLDKLKFDISGDDFREGLTAIISVKVQEPQFEGQTKTKLGNREVTSAVSQAVSTMLEDYLEENPADAKTIVQKVILAATARHAARKAREMVQRKTVMSGGGLPGKLSDCSETDPEICEVFLVEGDSAGGTAKMGRDRNFQAIMPLRGKILNVEKAMQHKVFENEEIRNIYTALGVTIGTEEDSKALNLDKLRYHKVVIMCDADIDGSHIATLILTFFFRYMRELVEKGYVYIATPPLYLLKKGNKKRYAWSNKERDEINEEFGGSAAIQRYKGLGEMNADQLWDTTMNPEFRTLRQITIENLPEADRVFSMLMGDEVPPRREFIEKNAIYANIDA; from the coding sequence ATGAGCGAGGATAACAAGAAAAATTACGGTGCCGATCAGATTCAGGCGCTTGAAGGAATGGAGCACGTGCGCATGCGTCCATCCATGTATATAGGCGATGTGGGAACACGTGGTTTGCACCACTTGGTTTATGAAGTAGTCGATAACTCTATTGATGAGGCGCTAGCCGGTCACTGTGATAATATCGAGGTGATTATAAATGAGAATAACAGCATCACGGTGACTGATGATGGTCGTGGTATCCCAGTAGATATCCACAAGAAAGAAGGAGTGTCTGCACTACAAGTGGTAATGACTAAAATTGGTGCTGGTGGTAAGTTTGACAAAGACTCTTACAAAGTTTCTGGTGGGTTGCACGGTGTAGGTGTAAGTTGTGTGAACGCACTTTCTGATCACTTGAAAGCAACGGTTTATCGCGATGGAAAAATTTACGAACAGGAATATGAGCGCGGTAAGGCGATGTATCCTGTTAGAGAGGTAGGAACTACAGATAAAAGAGGTACGGTAATTACATTCTTGCCAGATCGCAGCATCTTCCAACAAACGACGGAGTATAACTACATCACTCTTGCAAACAGATTGCGTGAGCTATCCTTCTTAAATAAAGGAATTCGCATCGTTCTGATTGATAGAAGAGTTAAGGATGAGAATGGAAATATCATTGAAGAGGTGTTCCAGTCTGAAGAAGGATTGAAGGAATTTATCCGCTTCCTAGACGATACACGCCAGCCTATTATTGCAGACGTGATCTCTATGGAAGGTGAAAAGAATGACATTCCAGTTGAGGTAGCCATGATCTACAACGACAGTTATTCTGAAAACCTACATTCTTATGTAAACAACATTAATACCCATGAAGGTGGTACGCACCTAAGCGGTTTCCGTCGTGGATTGACAACAACGCTCAAGAAATATGCTGACGCCTCAGGTCTATTGGACAAGCTGAAGTTTGATATTTCGGGAGACGACTTTAGAGAAGGTTTGACGGCGATTATTTCTGTGAAGGTTCAAGAGCCTCAATTTGAAGGTCAGACCAAAACGAAATTGGGTAACCGTGAGGTAACTAGTGCGGTTTCTCAAGCGGTTTCCACTATGTTGGAAGACTATTTGGAAGAAAACCCAGCCGATGCCAAGACTATTGTCCAAAAGGTGATTCTTGCCGCAACCGCTAGACACGCAGCTCGCAAGGCACGTGAAATGGTACAGCGCAAGACGGTCATGAGCGGTGGTGGATTGCCAGGAAAGCTTTCTGACTGCTCAGAAACTGATCCAGAAATCTGTGAAGTATTCTTGGTTGAGGGTGACTCCGCAGGTGGAACGGCAAAAATGGGTCGCGACCGTAATTTCCAAGCGATCATGCCATTGCGTGGTAAGATCTTGAACGTGGAAAAAGCGATGCAACACAAGGTCTTTGAAAATGAAGAGATCCGTAATATTTATACAGCATTAGGTGTTACCATTGGAACTGAAGAAGATTCCAAAGCATTGAACCTGGACAAACTACGTTATCATAAGGTAGTCATCATGTGTGATGCAGATATTGATGGTTCGCACATTGCAACATTGATCTTGACCTTCTTCTTTAGATATATGAGAGAGTTGGTAGAGAAAGGATACGTCTATATCGCCACGCCTCCATTGTATCTTCTTAAAAAAGGAAACAAAAAACGATACGCATGGTCCAATAAGGAACGTGATGAAATCAATGAAGAATTTGGTGGATCTGCTGCCATACAGCGTTACAAAGGTCTAGGAGAAATGAATGCAGATCAATTATGGGATACGACCATGAATCCTGAATTCAGAACCCTTAGACAAATCACCATTGAAAACTTGCCAGAAGCAGATCGAGTTTTCTCCATGCTTATGGGTGATGAAGTGCCGCCACGACGTGAGTTTATTGAAAAGAACGCTATTTATGCCAACATCGACGCATAA
- a CDS encoding Rho termination factor N-terminal domain-containing protein translates to MGRPSIKNEDQYEALRDKGYSQEKAARIANTPDSGEKGGEAKKYEDRTKEDLYQQAKKVGIDGRSKMNKQELIEALRNN, encoded by the coding sequence ATGGGCAGACCTAGCATCAAAAACGAAGACCAGTACGAAGCCTTAAGAGATAAAGGATACTCTCAAGAAAAAGCGGCACGTATCGCCAACACACCTGATAGCGGAGAAAAAGGTGGTGAAGCCAAGAAATACGAGGATCGAACCAAAGAAGATCTATACCAACAAGCCAAGAAAGTAGGTATCGATGGGCGTTCCAAAATGAATAAGCAAGAACTTATAGAAGCCCTACGAAACAACTAG
- a CDS encoding 7-carboxy-7-deazaguanine synthase QueE, translating into MKDTIENKVDAGVMLPLMEEFYTIQGEGFHTGTAAYFIRIGGCDVGCHWCDVKESWNAETHPPTAIEHIVENADKWSKTIVITGGEPLTWNMQPLTTALKDRGMTVHIETSGAYPLTGTWDWICLSPKKVKMPVPEIYKEANELKVIVYNKNDFAFAKAESEKVSSSCQLFLQPEWSVREKMIPLITEFVMENPEWRVSLQTHKYLNIP; encoded by the coding sequence ATGAAAGACACGATTGAAAATAAGGTAGATGCTGGTGTAATGTTGCCACTTATGGAAGAATTCTACACCATTCAAGGTGAAGGATTCCATACAGGTACGGCAGCATATTTTATAAGAATAGGTGGCTGTGACGTTGGTTGCCACTGGTGCGATGTCAAGGAAAGCTGGAATGCCGAAACGCATCCACCTACAGCCATCGAGCACATTGTGGAAAATGCAGATAAATGGAGCAAGACCATCGTGATCACTGGCGGCGAGCCGCTCACGTGGAACATGCAACCGTTGACCACTGCGCTTAAGGATCGCGGCATGACCGTGCATATCGAGACCAGTGGTGCATATCCATTGACGGGAACCTGGGACTGGATTTGCCTATCTCCCAAAAAGGTGAAAATGCCCGTTCCAGAAATCTATAAAGAAGCAAACGAGCTTAAGGTAATTGTGTATAACAAGAATGATTTCGCTTTCGCAAAAGCGGAATCTGAAAAAGTATCTTCTTCCTGTCAATTATTCCTGCAGCCGGAATGGTCCGTGCGGGAAAAAATGATCCCGTTAATCACGGAATTTGTCATGGAAAACCCAGAATGGCGCGTGTCTCTACAAACGCACAAATATTTAAATATTCCCTAG
- a CDS encoding DUF2911 domain-containing protein, whose amino-acid sequence MKYFIPLFSLLFLSQLSTAQDLAFSGLDKSPLDVVMYRGDDQAAIARIIYSRPAKRDRVVFGELVPYGKVWRTGANEATEITFYKDVTINDKLVEAGTYSIFTIPGEENWKFILNSQTTQWGTRYDNQYDIFTTDMKVSPAPETIENFSIRIIDEIDGGTIFMGWDDRIASLHFDVAAN is encoded by the coding sequence ATGAAATATTTCATTCCGCTTTTCAGCCTATTGTTTCTTAGTCAATTATCAACTGCTCAGGACCTCGCCTTTTCCGGCTTGGACAAAAGTCCGCTGGATGTAGTGATGTATCGAGGTGATGATCAGGCAGCGATTGCCCGCATTATTTACAGCAGGCCAGCAAAGCGCGATAGAGTCGTTTTTGGCGAATTGGTTCCCTACGGTAAGGTATGGAGAACTGGAGCCAATGAAGCTACTGAAATTACTTTTTACAAGGACGTGACCATCAATGATAAACTCGTTGAGGCAGGCACCTACAGTATTTTCACAATTCCTGGAGAAGAGAACTGGAAGTTTATCTTGAACAGTCAGACCACCCAATGGGGAACGAGATATGACAATCAATATGATATTTTCACGACCGACATGAAGGTATCGCCAGCTCCAGAAACCATTGAGAATTTCTCCATCAGGATTATTGATGAGATTGACGGCGGCACCATCTTTATGGGTTGGGACGATCGCATCGCCAGTCTACACTTTGACGTGGCCGCTAACTAG